The following coding sequences lie in one Niabella agricola genomic window:
- a CDS encoding DUF4382 domain-containing protein, translated as MKSLFLAMGAAGLLMFASCSKNDSNSNAPENGNSKVQFVLTDAPALYDAVNINIKEVKINMGGEGTDSNWVSYPLSPDLAKPVNLLDLRNGDYMYMGEPLSLPAGTISQIRLVLGDGNTVVVNGQSYNLSTPSAQQSGLKIKFNQTLEPNGIYKIWLDFDAARSVVKAGNSGIFNLKPVLYAKMEAATFGAIKGTVLPSVAGTTVYLLKGADTVGSAIPEKAGSTYGEGYYKFINLGTGTYSLSFNAVDSTNYKDSTVANIMVDAGKTTDVPKVTLHQ; from the coding sequence ATGAAATCATTATTCCTTGCAATGGGAGCAGCTGGCCTGTTAATGTTCGCTTCCTGCTCAAAAAACGACAGTAACAGCAACGCCCCTGAAAACGGAAATTCCAAGGTACAGTTTGTACTCACCGATGCACCTGCGCTCTATGATGCCGTAAACATCAACATCAAAGAAGTTAAGATCAACATGGGCGGCGAAGGAACCGACAGTAATTGGGTAAGCTATCCGCTAAGTCCTGATCTTGCAAAACCCGTTAATCTTTTGGATCTCAGAAACGGGGATTATATGTACATGGGTGAGCCTTTATCGCTGCCTGCCGGTACTATTTCTCAGATCCGCCTGGTGCTGGGTGATGGCAATACGGTAGTAGTAAACGGACAAAGCTACAACCTGTCTACTCCTTCAGCGCAACAAAGTGGCCTGAAGATCAAATTCAATCAAACCCTGGAGCCCAATGGCATCTATAAAATATGGCTGGATTTTGATGCAGCCCGGTCAGTGGTAAAAGCAGGTAACAGCGGTATATTCAACCTGAAGCCCGTGCTTTATGCAAAAATGGAAGCCGCTACATTTGGCGCTATAAAAGGAACTGTTTTGCCTTCTGTAGCGGGAACGACTGTTTATCTGCTCAAAGGTGCCGATACCGTGGGCAGTGCCATTCCTGAAAAAGCAGGTTCCACGTATGGTGAAGGGTACTATAAATTCATAAACCTGGGAACCGGAACTTATTCTTTATCGTTCAATGCCGTGGATTCCACAAACTACAAAGATTCAACAGTAGCCAATATAATGGTAGATGCCGGTAAAACTACAGATGTTCCCAAAGTAACCCTGCATCAATAA
- a CDS encoding sensor histidine kinase, with the protein MRLYTKLTLFAVATTIVVLGLFVWQLPFLMQKIASGNTNKNLAQQREKVLNAIRENGIGYYFQGDSAYGSYSMLKDEYISLESYYSGADLTRLQTAERIIDGDTINYRILIDTFTIQAHTYLLEIGKKITSIQEESVALQRATIGVLIVLTLIMALVQLFYTRHLLKPLGSIIRNRLIKKTFPFPDSQPPLLTSTYDFRYLDQSISQLMQQVNHAFEKEKEFTSNASHELMTPISIMQSKIENMLTDPELPAGVVLKLEDTMRIMKRLKKIVNALLLISRIENEQYNRNDTVIAKPMIREVLEELQHRADEKTLVVEERLTDGVQLHHVNRDLLFQLFYNLIHNAIRYNRPNGRITLSDRYVNGEYVLCIEDTGIGIEEPQHERIFDRFKKSTAQREGFGLGLSIVKSIADYQRIRISLNSDAGRGSQFELHFSAAHLAP; encoded by the coding sequence ATGAGGCTGTATACCAAGCTTACCTTATTTGCTGTTGCCACAACCATTGTGGTGCTGGGCCTTTTTGTATGGCAGCTCCCCTTCCTCATGCAAAAAATCGCTTCAGGAAATACCAATAAAAATCTTGCCCAGCAGCGGGAAAAGGTATTGAATGCTATCCGGGAAAATGGCATCGGCTATTATTTTCAAGGCGATTCCGCCTATGGCAGCTATTCGATGCTAAAAGATGAATATATTTCACTGGAGTCTTATTACAGCGGCGCCGACCTCACCCGGCTGCAAACGGCTGAGCGTATTATCGATGGCGACACGATCAATTACCGGATCCTGATAGACACATTCACCATACAAGCGCATACCTACCTGCTGGAGATCGGGAAAAAGATCACTTCTATCCAGGAAGAAAGCGTGGCCCTGCAAAGAGCCACGATCGGCGTATTGATTGTACTTACCCTTATTATGGCCCTGGTTCAGCTGTTTTATACCCGTCACCTGCTGAAACCGCTCGGATCGATCATCCGCAACCGGCTGATCAAAAAAACGTTCCCCTTCCCCGATTCCCAACCCCCGCTTCTTACATCCACCTATGATTTTAGATACCTGGATCAATCCATATCGCAACTGATGCAGCAGGTAAACCACGCTTTTGAAAAAGAAAAAGAGTTTACTTCCAACGCATCGCATGAATTAATGACCCCCATCAGCATTATGCAAAGCAAAATTGAAAATATGCTGACGGACCCCGAGCTTCCTGCCGGCGTAGTGCTTAAACTGGAAGATACCATGCGCATCATGAAACGGCTGAAAAAGATCGTCAATGCTCTGTTGCTGATCTCACGCATTGAAAACGAACAATATAACCGGAATGATACAGTAATCGCAAAACCCATGATCCGCGAAGTACTGGAAGAGTTGCAGCACCGGGCCGACGAAAAAACACTTGTAGTAGAAGAACGCTTAACCGATGGAGTGCAACTCCATCATGTAAACCGTGACCTGCTGTTCCAACTGTTTTACAACCTTATTCACAATGCCATCCGGTACAACCGGCCCAACGGACGCATCACGCTCAGCGACCGGTATGTGAACGGTGAATATGTATTGTGTATTGAAGATACCGGTATTGGCATTGAAGAACCACAACACGAACGGATTTTTGACCGCTTTAAAAAAAGCACTGCCCAGCGGGAAGGGTTCGGACTTGGCCTCTCCATTGTAAAATCGATCGCTGATTATCAGCGTATCCGCATCAGCTTAAATTCCGATGCCGGCCGGGGTTCGCAGTTTGAGCTGCATTTTTCGGCAGCACATCTTGCGCCGTAA
- a CDS encoding response regulator transcription factor — MRVLIVEDEHSLATEIEAALQKSHFLCDRAHTAKEALDRTDTGSYDFILLDIGLPDKDGFWLLQEIRKDHTETVIIMLTARGEVEDRIRGLDMGADDYLAKPFSLLELQSRMQAIIRRKFKLHDQQLKLGAFTIHVKNRTIHYEDIEISLSRKEFDLLNYLLLHKNRPLSRMQLSDHLWGDNADDEYDSNYIDVHIKNIRKKLNVYADTEWLETIRGIGYKIRTDA; from the coding sequence ATGCGTGTACTGATCGTAGAAGACGAACATTCCCTGGCAACAGAAATTGAGGCTGCGCTTCAAAAAAGCCATTTTCTTTGCGATAGGGCGCACACCGCAAAGGAAGCCCTGGACCGTACGGATACCGGCAGTTATGACTTTATTTTACTGGATATCGGTCTGCCTGATAAAGATGGCTTCTGGCTGTTACAGGAGATCCGGAAAGACCATACCGAAACGGTGATCATTATGCTGACGGCCCGCGGGGAAGTAGAAGACCGGATAAGAGGGCTGGACATGGGAGCCGACGACTACCTGGCCAAGCCCTTTTCCCTGCTGGAGCTGCAATCCCGTATGCAGGCCATCATTCGCCGAAAGTTCAAGCTGCATGACCAACAGCTGAAGCTGGGTGCCTTCACTATTCATGTTAAGAACCGCACCATTCATTACGAGGACATAGAGATCTCCCTCTCCAGGAAAGAATTTGACCTGTTGAATTACCTCCTTCTTCACAAAAACCGGCCGCTCTCCAGGATGCAGTTGAGCGACCATCTATGGGGCGACAATGCCGATGACGAATATGACTCAAACTATATTGATGTACATATTAAAAATATCCGGAAAAAGCTCAATGTCTATGCCGATACCGAGTGGCTGGAAACCATACGGGGAATAGGATATAAAATAAGAACAGACGCATGA
- a CDS encoding dicarboxylate/amino acid:cation symporter has translation MIVADLDQQKPVKKKKLYQVLYFQVIVAIIIGITLGHFFPDTGKNLKPLGDGFIMLIKMIIAPVIFLTVSTGIAGMNDLKKVGRVAGKAFIYFITFSTLALIVGLIVSNTIRPGAGMNIDHRTLDASSIAKYISQAKDQTLEHFIFDIIPQTLMSPLSGNNILQVLFAAILFGVGLALTAEKSKVVIDFLKALTHPVFKVVEILMKLAPVGALGAMAFTIGQYGIRSVMNLGLLVATFYLTSILFVILVLGAVARYNGFSIFKFMRYIKDELLLVLGTSSSEAALPTLMQKLEKAGCAKPVVGLVIPTGYSFNLDGTNIYMTLAALFIAQACNIPLTWEHQILLLLVAMLSSKGAAGVSGAGFITLAATLAIVPEVPIAGMTLILGIDRFMSECRALTNLIGNGVATVVVANWEKQLNKEQLKQALDQDNPTSLKLPAH, from the coding sequence ATGATTGTTGCGGATCTTGACCAGCAAAAGCCGGTGAAAAAAAAGAAGCTGTACCAGGTACTCTATTTCCAGGTAATTGTGGCCATCATCATTGGCATTACGTTGGGACATTTTTTCCCGGATACCGGTAAAAATTTAAAGCCCCTGGGCGATGGTTTTATCATGCTCATAAAAATGATCATTGCACCGGTTATTTTTCTTACCGTAAGCACGGGCATTGCCGGCATGAATGACCTGAAAAAAGTAGGCCGGGTTGCAGGTAAAGCCTTTATCTACTTCATCACGTTTTCAACACTTGCTCTGATCGTTGGTCTTATTGTAAGTAACACTATACGCCCGGGCGCCGGCATGAATATTGACCACCGCACCCTTGATGCCAGCAGTATTGCCAAATATATATCACAGGCAAAAGATCAAACGCTGGAGCATTTTATCTTTGACATCATTCCGCAAACACTCATGAGCCCGCTTTCCGGAAACAATATCCTGCAGGTATTGTTTGCGGCCATTCTATTTGGGGTAGGACTGGCATTGACCGCCGAAAAAAGCAAGGTTGTGATCGATTTCTTAAAAGCGCTCACCCACCCCGTTTTCAAGGTAGTGGAAATTCTGATGAAGCTGGCCCCGGTTGGGGCGCTGGGCGCTATGGCCTTTACCATCGGCCAGTACGGCATCCGGTCGGTCATGAACCTGGGACTGCTGGTGGCTACTTTTTACCTGACATCTATCTTATTTGTGATCCTGGTGTTAGGCGCCGTGGCGCGTTATAACGGTTTTTCCATTTTTAAATTCATGCGCTATATCAAAGATGAGCTGCTGCTAGTGCTGGGCACCAGTTCTTCGGAAGCAGCCCTGCCCACACTCATGCAAAAACTGGAGAAAGCCGGTTGCGCCAAGCCCGTGGTAGGACTGGTGATTCCTACCGGTTATTCCTTTAACCTGGATGGTACTAATATTTATATGACCCTGGCTGCGCTTTTCATTGCACAAGCCTGCAATATCCCCCTTACCTGGGAGCACCAAATATTATTATTACTGGTAGCCATGCTGAGTTCCAAGGGAGCCGCAGGCGTTTCGGGTGCCGGGTTTATTACCCTGGCTGCTACGCTGGCCATTGTGCCGGAAGTACCCATTGCCGGAATGACATTGATCCTGGGTATCGACCGTTTTATGTCGGAATGCCGGGCCCTTACCAACCTTATTGGTAATGGTGTAGCAACGGTAGTGGTAGCCAATTGGGAAAAACAGCTGAACAAAGAACAGCTTAAACAGGCCCTTGATCAAGACAATCCAACTTCCCTTAAACTACCGGCTCATTAA